In Aedes albopictus strain Foshan chromosome 3, AalbF5, whole genome shotgun sequence, the following are encoded in one genomic region:
- the LOC109401288 gene encoding speckle-type POZ protein yields MSVSTGSNHYSFNTKSDLTELSASWTIENASLRLIPFPRLLESPPIYSNDRSQKWHMCLSSQTISSTLYVDAYMRVHCADVVRAQFVLSVVDDEGVKTMIVESPSSEFTGSDSRGYGLIGNMTVHNLVTTQKWTAGDKITLHCEVKAIAVTSNRPKVRFSLPDIYLNKLSVLVDQKFTDVVLVFGERELKAHKAMLAGHSSVFAAMFNSDMKECAENRVEIDDLDYEVVEQMLQFIYTDRAPKLKVMADRLLRAADKYDLERLKILCEQALCELLSVDNAVHLLALANRHNADLLASHATEIVSNNIGEVMRTQDWHDMVAKFSETVSVQCDEECDEDKEDED; encoded by the coding sequence ATGTCCGTTTCAACTGGGAGCAACCATTATAGCTTCAACACCAAGAGCGATCTCACCGAACTGAGTGCCTCTTGGACTATCGAGAATGCCAGTCTTCGACTGATTCCGTTTCCTCGTTTGCTGGAGTCGCCTCCAATATACTCGAACGACAGGTCCCAAAAATGGCATATGTGCCTCTCCAGTCAGACAATATCTTCCACTTTGTACGTGGACGCATACATGAGGGTACATTGTGCGGATGTTGTTCGTGCGCAATTTGTGCTATCGGTTGTTGATGATGAAGGCGTTAAAACCATGATCGTAGAGAGTCCAAGCTCGGAATTCACCGGTAGTGATTCACGAGGTTACGGATTGATCGGAAACATGACGGTACACAATTTGGTAACGACTCAAAAGTGGACGGCAGGTGATAAAATTACCCTTCATTGCGAGGTAAAGGCAATTGCAGTGACTAGCAACAGACCAAAAGTTCGATTCAGTCTACCGGACATCTACCTGAACAAGCTTTCTGTGCTGGTGGATCAGAAATTCACGGATGTCGTTTTGGTGTTTGGGGAACGCGAGCTCAAGGCTCACAAGGCCATGCTGGCCGGTCACAGTTCCGTATTCGCAGCCATGTTCAATTCCGACATGAAGGAATGCGCTGAGAATCGTGTGGAAATCGACGATTTGGATTACGAAGTGGTCGAGCAAATGCTCCAGTTCATCTACACGGATAGAGCCCCGAAACTGAAGGTGATGGCGGACCGTCTGCTGAGAGCTGCCGATAAGTACGACCTAGAACGGCTCAAGATCCTCTGCGAACAGGCTCTTTGTGAACTACTGTCGGTGGATAATGCGGTCCATTTGCTGGCGCTAGCCAATCGGCACAATGCCGATCTGCTGGCTTCCCATGCTACCGAAATCGTATCGAATAACATTGGAGAGGTGATGCGCACGCAGGACTGGCATGATATGGTTGCGAAATTTTCGGAAACGGTTTCGGTACAATGTGATGAAGAATGCGATGAGGATAAAGAGGATGAAGATTAG